ACATCATAGATAAAACCAACTAGTTCTTAAACCATAAGAGTACCTCCCTCCCTCATACCAttctgaaagcacataaaactttccCAAAATATACACCTAACATGCATGACATTCCAAGGCCAGCTATATATATAGGCCTACTAATTACTTAACCCACACACCAAGCACTTCACTCATTCATAATTGCCTTGATCCTCTCCAGCTTATCTTTGCTGGCATGCCCAGCATTGACCAGATCAGCAATCAGAtactccagcttcttcttctctttcttaagtaggtccctgtccccctccacttccTTCATGGCCTTCCTCATGTTCTGAATGATATCTGCTTGGCTTTGAAGAATGCACCTTTGCTCCTTGGCAAGCTTCATCTTTTTCATACTTATCTCAATCTTTGCTTGATCCTCAAGTTGTTTCTTCTTTGCATTTAGATCATTGATTGCCTGACTGGTAAAgtccatgtcatgagacatctTGCCGTCTTGATAGTCAAAAAGCTTGGATACATCTTCCACCAACTGGCTGTAGTTGTTTGACAGGAAATCAATTTCCTTCTGTAGCTTGGCCACCTCTTTCTCATGGGCTTGTTTGTCCTTCACCCTCCCCAAGTTCTGCTCATGGTACATGTCCCAAATCTTTGTTAGGCACCTTTGTAGAATCTCTGGCCAAGGACCATCCACCCACTCCACAACCCCACAGTTCACACCTACATCCTACAGAAGCAATTATTTATAATTAAGCACAAATCACTTAGTAACAAACTTAGTACAGATAACCAAAGTTCACACCTACATCAATATGCTCTCTGAATTAGCATCAGACATAAATTCAGTTAACAGCTATATTTAGCAGTAGATATAAATTCATTTAACTCTGTTCTTTTTTAGGTAACAGCTATATTCAGTAAACACCTAACTAATACATTCAGTTCACAGTACACTAAAGATCTCTGCATGTAAGTGTTCTAAGGTTCAGTCATGTATTGAATTCAGTTAACTACAACACACATCTCTGCACATCACACATCTCTGCACCACATGCTGCACCACACATCTCCAGCAGCAAAGCACATCACACATCTCCACCAGCAAAACAAGATTTAATACCTGCTGCACAGGACAACCCAGGAATCGCCTCCCAGTCAAAGCACCTTCAAAAGCCACCATCTTCTTCGGCCTCTGATGATGCATCATGCACGTCGGCTCAGATTCAGTGTAAGAACCACAGAAAGATGGTTCCACCACACTGTCAGGGGTTTCCTGCAAAAGAAACTTCGAATCAAACCTAAAGCAACTTGGAATCTCCAActtggatgaactaaccctaaccctaactctgTTCCACCATTATGCACTTACAGCTGAGGATCCATTGAAACCATGTTGATGTCCTCGTCCGAGCTCTCCTCGTCATTCCAGGATGGCATCCTCAACTTCTACCGGCAGCAATGGCCGCGGCGGTGACGGCGACAGGCTGACCTAGCTCAGAGCAccagggagaggggagaggatgaggacgagtgagagcgagcgaggaggaagagaatgagcgagtggctgagctcgctcgctcTCACTTATTGACCCGACCGACAGCGGCCGTTCCGACAGGGGACGGGCCGTTAACGGCCGTCCGCGCGCGCCGGGCGTCAGTTAGCCCGCGTGGCAACTGTTggcgggcccaaccggtcagaaTAGGGGTTAGCGCGGGCGAAGCGAGCGATTACACgagttggtagttttttgccacggctTAGGAAAAATTTGGTAGTTTTTCGTACAAAAACGTAGagtggtagttttctgtcacgtttctggcaaatgtggtagtttttggttaaatactccccTTTCCTCCTACCGCTGCTGGGTTAGCGATGGCAGGCTGCTTCTTGCGAGCCGATCCCATAGACATTGGCGCACGCCGTTTCATATTCTCCTTCTCCTTTGAAACTGCACATAAAAAGAACAGATTTTTTTGTTGAAAATAAATCCTTGCCCTTCTCATTTATTAAAATAAAATCACAACTAACAAAGCCATAAGATAAAAGTCTACAACGACAAATTCTAGCTAGTTCTGGAATGAACATGCAGGCATGTTAAGATAAAGAAATTTGCCAACAGGAAGGAAATCTTGTTGTCACCAAGTTAAAGGCGTCGGTCGGTCGGTTTTCAATTCATATATGAACTTGTACTACTTCATTAACCAACATATCGATTGACCTCAGATGATAAGATTAAACTAGGCTCATGCCATGGTATACATCGATCTCAAATGAATTTGAGCAATACATATTGATCGACCATATGTTATCATTAACAGGGAGGGGAGGCGATGGTACAGTACCTGCAGCAGCTGGCATGAGATAGCTGGAGATGGTGGTGGCCATGTAGGGGCTGGGTCTTTGCATGTCGAAGTCCTGCACGTCCAGCAGCGTCTTCTGGTTGAGGTCAAGAGCAATCACCTTCGACATCCTGGTGTTGGTGTTTTCGCTGCTGGCATTGGTAAGAGGTAGAGGACGCCATCTCTGTGGGAGCTGAGGATGGGGTTGGACACAAAGAGAGACTGGGGCAGGTCAATAATACTAGACATACAGGGTGATTGATACAAAACTTTACAGGGAGAGAACGTGGCTTCATCTAACTGGCGCCCCCCTGATTTTCACTGGTGGGCCTGCCCTTCTAATTAGATCTCTGCCAATCACACCCCAACAGCCCCGTAAACCCCCTGTAACTTCCTGTACGTCTAGCATTGCTCGGGGCAGGTTGTAGCCGTAGATATCTCGGGAATGGATCTCGTGCTCCTGCCGGAAAAACAGGGCGTCCAGACCGCCATTGAGCCCCTCCAAGGTCCACGTGACCAGCGTCCAGCCACTAGGAGTTTGTGAGCGCGGGCTGGGTTCGGCGTGGACCTGAAGGTCGACGAACCTGATGATGCCGGAGTCATTGGCTAGGGCGATGTCCCGAAAGTGGTATCCAATGTCTGTGGCAAGAGGGAGCTCAGTTCGCAGCTGCCTCGGCTCTGGAAGGGTGAGATAGTGGAGCGGGAGCGGGGTGCAGAGGGTGTCATCGGTGGCAGCGAGCACGTCGCAGAGGAGCATGCCACTCCAGAGGTCGACCCAGCCCATGATGCCACGgggggagccggagccggagcaggaGCCGGAGCGGCGGATGGTGATGATGACCTTGCTGGACAGAAAGTCGTCAGGCGGTGGTGGGTGTGGAGAGGCAGCGGGCGTGCGTCTCCACCGAGGATCCTTGGAGTCGTAGGTGCAGAGGTAGTATCCGGAATGGCTGGGGTCGAAGTAGTCGTAGGCGAGCGCCGCGATCCTGTAGGCATCATCATCCTCGGGGATGTTGCTGCGGTAACGCACGACACCGATACTGCCGGTAGGGAAGCAGCGATTTCCGAAAGCTGGCAGCATGTCGGGTTGGGGTCGCGGGAGCCGGGTGAGCTCCGGCGACCCCGCCAGCGAGGCTGCTGCctggtagaggaagtagtcgtagttGCTGCTTTCGCTGTAGAAGGCACGGTTGTGGCCGTGGCAGAGAGTGAAGAGGGCAAGGTCACCCTCCGTGGCGATCATCCAAGGCTCGCGGACGAACAGGCGGGGGGCGCCTTCCTGTTCCCcgtggtcgtcgccgtcgtcggtgcAGCTGGCGGAGCAGCAGAAGTAGGAGACGCGAGGCGGCGGCGCCATGAACAGGCTGACCTGcatctccacctccacctccacctccacctcccagTCGTGCAGGCTCCTCCGGAATCGATGGCAGGCGGAGGTATGGTTTTTCTTGTGGTCTTTCTTGTCGACCATGTAGGCGGATCTATCGAGGAGGGCTTCCCCCCAGTCCCActcggccgccgccgtcgccgccgccgccgccgccgcatcgtaCGCGGCCGGCGGATGCAGTGAGGCTTCGTGGTAGCCCTTGAGCGACATGGTGGATCTGGATATATCACACAGACAACAGAGGGTATTTATTTCGATTTAGATTAGAGGGGGAGAATAAGGAGGAGAATCGGGTCCTAGTCGGAGCTGGATTCATGTACAAACACAAGTCGGAGAGGAAGAGTCCTCCGGGAGGAATTTGATTATTTGTGTTTAAGTTCATTGCAATTTGATTATAACTACAAAGTTGATTTTTTTCTTTATAAAATATTATAAATGAGATATGCAGTGAGTTTTTGACAAGTTGTGTACTTTAGaacacaattttggcctgttatgtactcgtatatactccctccgtttctaattaCAAGTCTTTTTTATAGATTTAAATACGGACTACATATAGATGcatatggacatattttagagtgtagattcattcattttgcttcagttgtagtctatattaaaatccctaaaaagacttatatttaggaacggagggagtaacttcaGCTACTCCAGCGACAACTATTTGGGTACAAAGGAAGTACAAAGCAACAATTTAAGTCAAGATGCCAAGAAAATCATGCAATCATAAAAATTGCCATGAGAAGTAGTAAAGAGGCAAAACTTTAAGTAAACTTTTAAGTTTTGCCGTGTGGTTAATAAACATCATGGCAAATATAAACATATATATAGGCTAAGGGCAGATGATACTATATCAGCTTCTCAAACTATTTCCACGAGAAAATCAAAGGGATTCCACTCGAGCTAAATTACTCTCAGGAGGAGGTCAACAAGACCGTGATAACCAACGCATGCTGCCTTTTTTACAGGGGTATGTTGTCAAAGTGCGACTGACCGGACCGCGTGTCACCCAGACATGTCGAAGCTTTCGCCCGTCCGGTACTGGAAGAACTAGTCGATTTCTGCGCACACCAACCAATATCAGATCAAATTCAGTAGGTTTTTCAGTGTAGTTATACTGAGATATGGTGTCTGCTCAGCAAATAGTAGTTTTGGTGGACGAGCACCTGATAGCTCGGTATCGGGTCCGCAGAAGATGCTTTGGGATGGCCTATATCGATGTATTAGTGCGAGGTACAGATAGATGAGTTCGTTGTATTTATGATGTATTTCATCCATGGAAAGCGACATCTCGACCACCGTAGTTAATGCACACGACACGTTTTTGCTGCTTGACTCATGTCTCCTGTGGGCTATGCATTTCCGCCGGAGTACAAACACAGGTTTTGGTACAGCAGATACTCAATTAAGTACTTCCTTcattcgaaaatacttgtcatcaaaataaataaataaataaataaataaataaaagatgtatctagaactaaaatatatctagatacatcatcttttatccattttaatgacaaatatttccggacgAAGAGAGTATAGTTTATTAATATTGACTCTACAAACACAAATCttttatgtttaggaaaatgtacctccattgcccacaaatattttcataGTTATGCTCTCTCTCCACATTCGAATATGAAATATGTTCATCAACCAAGTATTAGGATAGATAGGTTGATTTAtgcgctctctctctctttctctacaTTTAAATATGTTCATTAACCAATATGTAGTACTCTCTCCGGTCATTTTTACTCTGCGTGttagatttgtgtcaagtcaaatttgcaaagtttgaccaaattcctattaaaaaatatcaacatccacaATACCAAATATGtatattatgaaactacatttcataaagaatctaacaatattgatttggcattgtgaatattaatacttttttctataagtttggtcaaagtagagatactttacttcggacaaaacttatatgcaaactaaaaataaCTGGAGGGAGTACTGAGATTAGCATCATTGCCACAACAACAAAATCCGTGGAATTTTTTTTGCTGGTGAACAAAATCCACTAATTTAACTCCATTTTAAGCTTTGAACGAAGTACTTAGTGAGAAACATCAGGAAGATTTGAACGGAGTAGTATGAGAAAGAGAAAGGATGTGGGACGAGTGGACGGCATCTGCCATTCTTAAGTAGTTGCTCCCCACTACTCCATATTCTTTTACCATGCGCACTGTCCACATCAGCAATCAACATGAACATCCCACCTAAGCAAATCTGCCACCTCagcaatttattttttatttttcaatgGAATGAATCGTCTGATTGTGTTAATTCCCGTCGCACGAATTGCttccctttcttgattgtgttgattCCCGTTGCACTGATTGCTTCTTCGTGCGACGGTTCCTTCCATCTCCCTTCTTCGTGCGTAGTCTTCCCAGTTCTTCTGCTTCCATCTTTATTTGTGCTACAATTCCCATATTGCGTCGCCATCAACCCAACCTTCTCTGGCCGTCCGAGACCTGCTCGATGCCACCCTCCGAGAACCCCATGATCGGCGCGAGCCTGGACCATGTTGGCCCAAGCCACACGTCATGGCGTCGACCCGACCTCCCGGGCAACCATGGGTGCCACCATCAGCCTCCTCCTTCAACCTTCATATCTATGTCTCCAGATCTGAACATCGTTCTTTTAAGTTAGCTTGGTGGAGGCCCTGATTTCCAGATGGAGTAACTGGCGCCGGGAAGGGCGAGGGCGTCTGCCCCGAAGTGTAGTTTGGCGTCCGGCGCGGGACGGCGCGGCGCGAGATGGCGCTGGGCTGGGCGGGGCCCAGCGGCGCAGCGGAGGGCGTGCTGGGTGGCGGCGCTCCTGCCTGGCGGCGGTGCAGCTGCGGCTCCAGGCCTCTCCAACGCGTGGCGGCTGTGGCTTCTCTCGCGGCGGCGCGAGGTATCCCGGCGGCGGCTTggcggcgtggcgcggcggagctccggcgatgacTCGGCGGCAGGCTGGAGGGCTAGGCACCGTCCAATGGTGCTGCCTCTGCGGCGGTTGCGGCTTGGGGCCCTggaccccgatccgatctggatctggtgGTGCCGGGGTCTGGGCCATGGCGGCTGGCGAGGCAGGGGTTTCGTCGGGGCTTGTCGGCCTCTAGGCACCATGGGGGTGCCGGCGGCGACGCGTGCCCGGCGTGGTGACACTGGTGGacgtggtggtcatcttcttcccgagatggccggccagaggcttggtgatcggatctcgagatccatcatcttgtcccggctgcgagtaggggagacatggttgccggtgaaaaccgagccgacggcaggcgatggcggtgttctcgccgttaccttgatgaaggcatcgtcgtgtaacttttgtcgacccactcgtgctgctccgggggaaaccctaggatctggtgttccagatcggacgatggcggcactgcggtgtcgtttctctcttgggagcatcgtttgcggAGCAGCGCTGGATGTCAGAGGCAGGAGgtagagcggcttcgtcttgcacggagattCGGTggtgatgtcaagtcatgcctgaccgacaggtgctacgctttgtcatgcctggtcggcaggtgctacgcacgacagatctaccaaggacttcaagctgtgtcggctggtgatacctggcagcatggcgctgaggtgtatcagtggcgaccgcgacgtgctcagctgtgtgcacgcagggaggaggtgccgtttggcgccgtggtggcgtcgacgatagctagaccgagcaaggttgatgcatcagtacagttctgaagatggagcggtggtagTTGGCGGCGGCGACATCTGAGTGCACGCCGGACCGGTGAGAcccatgcccggcaggcgtcctggatgggttctcaggtcttagatgtcaggtttggctgcgatgtctgtttggtattaggcccaggctatctgcgccccttcatcagttagatagaggtgcttagacggcggctttagtcttactgttgtattactttgtaaggtcttgtgagaataattaataaagtggccgtatgcattgtccagatgcagaggccgtggGTCATTCtccttttttttttaaaaaaagtgtaGTTTGGCGGCATGATTGATCCAGACCTATCCCAAGCATGGACGTTTCTGTTGGATCCCAATCAAACTAGCGCCTACGTAGCCAACTCGCCATAGTAGAAGCAGGAAGATGGGGCTGCTCCCATCGTATATTTGTCCAGATCTTTACGCCTATGTTGTTTCTCAAGTCGCCAAGGTAGGAGCAGGAAGAAGTGGATACTATACCAATCCGCTTCACGATGATTGGAGCCAATTCAAGCCAGTAAGTAGCAGCCGTGGCCTTGCAGATGCTTTTTCTGGGTTCAGAGAATTAGATCACTTCAATTTCTACCTTCAGTTTCCTGGATTACTACACAGTAAATTACTCTGCATACATTTTTGTATCTGAACACAGATCAATTCCATGTATGAATTTGATTGACATGGATCTTTGATCTGGACTTGAGGTAGTTAATTTTTCTTTCTCAGTTTCATTTGCAATTGCAATTATAATTAGTTGCTACATCACGTTCCCAGTTTTTGTTGATCCTTTTGTGCAAAAAAGAAGTTATTGCTAGGTAGGAGCAGGGAGATGAGGCTGTTCCCGTTGTAAATTTGTCCAGATCTTTACCCCTGTGGTGTCCCCTGAAGACATATGCGCTTTTTCAGTGGCAGAGATACATACTTACTGTAAATGCAATTCAGGTCGTTCAAGCCGTGTAATTCTTCATATCTTTGTTGTACGGGCCTGATGTGCACTGTAACTGCACCTTACCCTTTCAATTTTTTACACTGATTGGTATGTGGCTCTTGGTCATGTACAAATTCTAAGATGTATGTCTGTGTTGTTGTTCGATTTGTTTATACTTTGTGCTTCTGTTCCTACTACAAATAACTCAAAGGAATTTGCATTAGAGGTTTTGTGTCTCGCCTTTCTTTCAGTAGGTTCTGACTGGGCTTCGCATGTTTTCAGTAACGGAACAGCTGTGTGGACGATTAAGTCTGCACGACAGCTACACGATGGCAACTCGAGCTGTCTACTGCATTTTAATAATATGAATGTCCGAACTAATATGCGTTGTCGTGCAAAATTCGTCCTCACAATGTCGTGTAAATAGCATCGCTTGCTCTTTTTCATAATTTTCATGAACTGTATGTCCTATTTTCTCATGTTAGTGATGCATTTCAATTTTGTGGAAAAAGCAATGCATTttaattacaaaaatatgagatacTACTCTACGATATACTAATTTTCCGACTTTTCACATAGTACCAATAAAGGCTCAAATAAACATATATTTTTAATTGCTTACTTATTGTCACTTTCTATACCAGCAAAGGTTTGAAATAACATAGTTTTTTTCATTGTTTACTTATTTTCACTCCATAATCTTTCACATGTGGATTATTACAAGTTCCCGCAGCAACGTGCGTGGTATCATCTAGTTGTATCAGTAATTGCTCACACTGTTTGGGCTCAGGTCCTCTGCCACCCATGCATGGCACATTCACTCCAACGACCAGCCTATCGTATTCGGTTTGTATTACTGCGAGTTCTACCGAGACAATTTCCCAGCGGCACATCACGAGGCAGATATGAATGGTCCAGATACCGACACCCAAGGTGCTCGTCCGCTGAAAATCCGCTCTCCTCAGCTCAGCATACTTGGATTCAACACGACGTTCTCGTAGAAAGACATCTGGCCCAGACCGCCCGACTATCTCGAGCTGTCGTTGCTGGACCCATACATCTTCGGACCACGGACCTGCCCACGCTCTGCTGCATCGAAGTGACGGTGCATCTCTGAGATCCTCTCAGGGTTGTGAGCTCTCACAGCCATGTTCTGCTGCTGTGACCCGTCTGATCTAGGCTTCTTGTCGGTCAGGGACTCCTCATCCCCCTCGGCTTCGGATTCGGCGTTATTTGGTAGAGAAGAAGCTGCCTGCTTCCACTTCGAGCGTGCACGTCTGTTCTGGAACCAGTTGTAGACATTGGTCTCCGAGATCTGGCCGTGCTGCGAGAGCTCCGCTGTGATGTCCTTTATCTTCTGCTTGCTTGGTGTTCCATTTCCTTGGTCGAAAATGTTCTCGAGGATCTGCAGCTGCATCTGGGTTGGTGTCCATCGCTGCCTCGCGGTGATCTTGTGGCCTCCATGAACCATTAGAGGATCACAGTACAGATTATCAAGACTCATACctgaaaaaaataaagaaatttTAGTTGACTACAAAGAAAATAAACTAACTGCTACAGTAAAATAGATCAACAGAAAAACTGAGAATATGAAGAGGCTCAACAAACTGTATTTCAGGAGCCTATCTAAAACAGCTCTTGCCATAGGTCTATGTTTCGGGAGTGTGTCATAAAAGCACAATCTTTCAGTGGTACTAGATGAATGATCATAAAAAAATATCCTAGGATGGTTCAAAAAATATTACAAGGCTTACAAGAAGTTCACAGAAGTTGCTAATTAGAAGAAAAAAAGCATGCTTAAGTTTTGAAGGAATCTAGCTAGTTGACTTGAGAGTAAATTATCAACTAATGTTTCAGTACGAAATGGGCAAGTGTGCAAATTGTATGTAAGTCATAAAATTATTGGAATGGCAGAATAAGAATTAGTGTTGGACCCAGTAGAAAGATAATTAGGTAAGTAACATGCTATGAGATTCCTGCATGTCAAGCTTATAAGGGAGTACTTTCAATGGCCTAATAACACAATCTCTCAAATGTCTCGTTACATTCATCAAGAGGATGCCAATTCCTATCTTCAGGAGTTATGAGTGTgctaaaaaaaaagacacattaacAAGACCCTGCATAATTAATGATCGAAGATGGCACACCATGAACCACATCTTATCACCGGTCCCCTGCATTACCATCACAATCATCAACCAATCTATAACaacaccagataatctcaaaggatGGTACATAGCCACAACTAAGCATCCACTAGCATGAATAGAGTCAAATCGTACTTTCACCACCAGTCAAAAACAACGGACTGACCAGCAATAGTAATGTGTGGGGCTTGCTCATGCATGAATTAGCAAACAGTAAAAGCAGCATTCTCACCAAGAAATTGGTAAAATGGATAAACAGATCCGAATCATCATACTACCTATTCGATCAGCTCATAACAAAGTACTACTAGTACTTTTACAGATCCAACAAGCCTTGAATTTTATTCAGAAAGAAACAACGCTACGTCCaagggagggaggggggagggagggagagagcctTTTACTCGCTTTACGCGGAAAGAGTAAACCGAGCCATCAAGCGTGTGTAGATGGTGTATGGGTGTGCATACCAGCAATGGAGTCCTGGTGCGTGGTGAGGGCACGGTGCATCTCGATGAGCTGCTCGCAGATTATGGCGTAGATGGAGATCTGCTTCCGGAGCACCTCTATCTGCTCATCCGTAATCACCttgacgcagtggcggagccaggattggcTGACACCCCGGGCGAGAAACTAAGGGCAAAAAAACCCAGTTTCAAGGCAACAAAGGTCAAGCTATGTTGCATAACTCAACAAAAAAAATGGTAGTTGAATCAGAATACGCTGGTAATGGAAAAGGAGTGGGAAAAACTCAACTCTGTTTGTTTTGCAATGTAACGGTATACAAGTACAGTGTAATGTTCGGTTTAGAACACAGTTAGGAAAAATCTTTTCTAAA
The Triticum dicoccoides isolate Atlit2015 ecotype Zavitan chromosome 3A, WEW_v2.0, whole genome shotgun sequence genome window above contains:
- the LOC119267151 gene encoding WUSCHEL-related homeobox 8-like isoform X2; protein product: MHRALTTHQDSIAGMSLDNLYCDPLMVHGGHKITARQRWTPTQMQLQILENIFDQGNGTPSKQKIKDITAELSQHGQISETNVYNWFQNRRARSKWKQAASSLPNNAESEAEGDEESLTDKKPRSDGSQQQNMAVRAHNPERISEMHRHFDAAERGQVRGPKMYGSSNDSSR
- the LOC119271947 gene encoding uncharacterized protein LOC119271947 — encoded protein: MSLKGYHEASLHPPAAYDAAAAAAATAAAEWDWGEALLDRSAYMVDKKDHKKNHTSACHRFRRSLHDWEVEVEVEVEMQVSLFMAPPPRVSYFCCSASCTDDGDDHGEQEGAPRLFVREPWMIATEGDLALFTLCHGHNRAFYSESSNYDYFLYQAAASLAGSPELTRLPRPQPDMLPAFGNRCFPTGSIGVVRYRSNIPEDDDAYRIAALAYDYFDPSHSGYYLCTYDSKDPRWRRTPAASPHPPPPDDFLSSKVIITIRRSGSCSGSGSPRGIMGWVDLWSGMLLCDVLAATDDTLCTPLPLHYLTLPEPRQLRTELPLATDIGYHFRDIALANDSGIIRFVDLQVHAEPSPRSQTPSGWTLVTWTLEGLNGGLDALFFRQEHEIHSRDIYGYNLPRAMLDVQEVTGGLRGCWGVIGRDLIRRAGPPVKIRGAPVR
- the LOC119267151 gene encoding WUSCHEL-related homeobox 8-like isoform X1, translating into MSSSGKFLARGVSQSWLRHCVKVITDEQIEVLRKQISIYAIICEQLIEMHRALTTHQDSIAGMSLDNLYCDPLMVHGGHKITARQRWTPTQMQLQILENIFDQGNGTPSKQKIKDITAELSQHGQISETNVYNWFQNRRARSKWKQAASSLPNNAESEAEGDEESLTDKKPRSDGSQQQNMAVRAHNPERISEMHRHFDAAERGQVRGPKMYGSSNDSSR